A stretch of DNA from Ferviditalea candida:
CCGCGATATGGCTCATTTCCTCATTTCTGTACCCTTTCATTAATCTGGAATCCAAATTTAAGTTTCGTAATTGTTCATCCAGGAGCACCCTGGTACCGGATCCTTTTTCCCGGTTTACGAAAGTTATATTTTCGTCCATCAGGTCTTTCCAATCTCTAATGTCTTTCGGATTGCCGGGAGAAACATAAAATCCTTGGGTACGGTAAACCAAGTTCACGACAACAGCACGTTGCCCGGGCAATAAGCGCCTTACGTAAGGAATATTATATTCTTCAGTTTCACCGTCCCAAAGGTGGGTGGCCGTTACATTCGCTGTTCC
This window harbors:
- a CDS encoding substrate-binding domain-containing protein, with the translated sequence GTANVTATHLWDGETEEYNIPYVRRLLPGQRAVVVNLVYRTQGFYVSPGNPKDIRDWKDLMDENITFVNREKGSGTRVLLDEQLRNLNLDSRLMKGYRNEEMSHIAVASAVARGIADVGLGTEKAALQVPGVEFVPLKKERYDLVFYKDDLEKSNFQ